In one Corallococcus sp. EGB genomic region, the following are encoded:
- a CDS encoding kelch repeat-containing protein → MLWLGVVFACGPAPRADAGGVEALEPGVLSTPRRLLPYVALEDGRVLAAGGHDGSRTLGSCEVFDPETGRWRTTGALRTARRNHAVVRLPDGRVLAVGGSNGVAVGALASAELYAPDTGVWTPVAPMSEARNDPAAVLLPDGRVLVAGGTDVDLRPVRSAELFDPATGTWSVAEAPGSARGGAGTAVVLRTGKVLFASGLQSELYDPATGHWEKAGAMGGAAGAHRRGHTVTLLPDGRVLVVGGTTTQASTTAEVYVPERNAWEQVEAPAAPREHHAALVTPEGMVLVVGGEHSSRGTLDSAERFDPAKGLWTQAPTLHEPRGEAGALWLRRGTVLVVGGVNELGTLATSEEYVPAPAVAQATPLE, encoded by the coding sequence ATGCTGTGGTTGGGAGTGGTGTTCGCGTGTGGGCCCGCGCCCCGGGCGGATGCGGGGGGCGTGGAGGCGCTGGAGCCGGGCGTGTTGTCCACGCCTCGGCGGCTGTTGCCCTACGTCGCGTTGGAGGACGGGCGGGTGCTGGCGGCGGGAGGGCATGACGGCAGCCGCACGCTGGGCAGTTGTGAGGTCTTCGACCCGGAGACGGGCCGGTGGCGGACCACGGGGGCGCTGCGCACGGCGCGGCGCAACCACGCGGTGGTGCGGCTGCCGGACGGGCGGGTGTTGGCGGTGGGCGGCTCCAACGGCGTGGCGGTGGGCGCGCTGGCGAGCGCGGAGCTGTACGCGCCGGACACGGGCGTGTGGACGCCGGTGGCGCCCATGAGCGAGGCGCGCAACGACCCGGCGGCGGTGCTGTTGCCGGACGGGCGCGTGCTGGTGGCGGGGGGCACGGACGTGGACCTGCGGCCGGTGCGCTCGGCGGAGCTGTTCGATCCGGCGACGGGGACGTGGAGCGTGGCGGAGGCACCAGGCTCCGCGCGAGGTGGCGCGGGGACGGCGGTGGTGCTGCGCACGGGCAAGGTGCTCTTCGCGAGCGGCCTGCAGTCGGAGCTGTACGACCCGGCGACGGGCCACTGGGAGAAGGCGGGAGCGATGGGCGGCGCGGCGGGAGCGCACCGGAGGGGGCACACCGTGACGCTGCTGCCGGACGGGCGCGTGCTGGTGGTGGGCGGCACGACGACGCAGGCGTCGACGACGGCGGAGGTATACGTGCCGGAGCGCAACGCCTGGGAACAGGTGGAAGCGCCAGCGGCGCCGCGAGAGCACCACGCGGCGCTGGTGACGCCGGAGGGAATGGTGCTGGTGGTGGGCGGCGAGCACTCGTCGCGAGGCACGCTGGACTCCGCGGAGCGCTTCGACCCGGCGAAGGGCCTCTGGACGCAGGCGCCCACGCTGCATGAGCCGCGAGGCGAAGCCGGAGCGCTGTGGCTGCGCCGGGGCACGGTGCTGGTGGTGGGCGGAGTGAACGAGCTGGGCACCCTGGCCACGAGCGAGGAGTACGTCCCCGCGCCGGCCGTGGCCCAGGCCACGCCTCTGGAGTAG
- a CDS encoding M24 family metallopeptidase, translated as MRSWKHLLVVPLVCSSACATAPAAPSKPEAPAAAAPAAPAVAPAAPAAPVRPFGTLREQAARQQAWLQERLETGVPQLMRKYGVRMWVVPMREYNEDPVFKALVAPTTFSARRRTIYVFFDRGGDKGVERLALGGSTQGGLYEARRSPLVVDRGGSQRAAELLGPEQWQLLKQVVEERKPDSIAIDVSPAIAFADGLTHGEYEGMAQALGPTWVKRFKPAGGLPLDVLGWRSADEVRFYADLQKYAWNLIQTAFSNAVITPGTTTTQDVEWWMRQRLADDGLDTWFQPDVDVQRQGATDEQLGDNPVIQRGDVLHCDFGVTALRLNTDTQHMGYVLRDGETDAPEGLKAALKASNRLQDIVTGEIKPGRTGNEVLRASLARMKSEGINGTVYSHPIGLHGHGAGPMIGMWDRQEGVPGNGEHKVMPNSWFSIELQATSPVPEWKDQPVRSAQEEDVVVDAEGTVHWALQRQESFHLVR; from the coding sequence ATGCGCTCCTGGAAACACCTGCTCGTCGTCCCGCTCGTCTGTTCCTCCGCCTGCGCCACCGCGCCCGCCGCGCCCTCCAAACCCGAGGCCCCGGCCGCCGCCGCGCCGGCCGCTCCCGCAGTGGCCCCCGCGGCTCCCGCCGCGCCGGTGCGCCCCTTCGGCACGCTGCGCGAACAGGCCGCCCGCCAGCAGGCGTGGCTCCAGGAACGGCTGGAGACCGGAGTGCCCCAGCTCATGCGCAAGTACGGCGTGCGCATGTGGGTCGTCCCCATGCGCGAGTACAACGAGGACCCCGTCTTCAAGGCGCTCGTCGCCCCCACCACCTTCTCCGCCCGCCGCCGCACCATCTACGTCTTCTTCGACCGCGGCGGCGACAAGGGCGTGGAGCGCCTGGCCCTGGGCGGCAGCACCCAGGGCGGGCTCTATGAGGCCCGCCGCTCTCCCCTGGTCGTGGACCGCGGCGGCTCCCAGCGCGCCGCGGAGCTCCTGGGCCCTGAACAGTGGCAGCTCCTCAAGCAGGTCGTGGAGGAGCGCAAGCCGGACTCCATCGCCATCGACGTGTCCCCCGCCATCGCCTTCGCGGACGGCCTCACCCATGGCGAATACGAAGGCATGGCCCAGGCCCTGGGCCCCACCTGGGTGAAGCGCTTCAAGCCCGCCGGCGGCCTGCCCCTGGACGTGCTCGGCTGGCGCAGCGCCGACGAGGTCCGCTTCTACGCCGACCTCCAGAAGTACGCCTGGAACCTCATCCAGACCGCCTTCTCCAACGCCGTCATCACCCCCGGCACCACCACCACCCAGGACGTGGAGTGGTGGATGCGCCAGCGCCTGGCCGACGACGGCCTGGACACCTGGTTCCAGCCGGACGTGGACGTGCAGCGCCAGGGCGCCACCGACGAACAGCTGGGCGACAACCCCGTCATCCAGCGCGGCGACGTGCTCCACTGCGACTTCGGCGTCACCGCCCTGCGCCTCAACACCGACACCCAGCACATGGGCTACGTGCTGCGCGACGGAGAGACGGACGCGCCCGAAGGCCTCAAGGCCGCGCTCAAGGCGTCCAACCGCCTCCAGGACATCGTCACCGGTGAAATCAAGCCGGGCCGCACCGGCAACGAGGTGCTGCGCGCTTCGCTCGCGCGCATGAAGTCCGAGGGCATCAACGGCACCGTGTACTCGCACCCCATTGGCCTGCACGGCCACGGCGCCGGTCCCATGATTGGCATGTGGGACCGCCAGGAGGGCGTGCCCGGCAACGGCGAGCACAAGGTGATGCCCAACTCCTGGTTCTCCATCGAGCTGCAGGCCACCAGCCCCGTGCCGGAGTGGAAGGACCAGCCCGTGCGCTCCGCCCAGGAGGAGGACGTCGTCGTGGACGCGGAGGGCACCGTGCACTGGGCCCTCCAGCGTCAGGAGTCCTTCCACCTGGTGCGCTGA
- a CDS encoding cytochrome-c peroxidase produces MTGLRPRTAVLALALLGAGCESEVPFPTDDELDQLSSLHTQSAKPEADPTNKWADNADAAALGQRLFEDPKLSRCGTVSCKSCHTGDSYTVETASAEGCGGHQTERNPPSLLNIGYSRWFMWDGRADRLWSQALLPLTNPLEMDSDATVVRARLVAEPTYTAAYTQLFGKAPADESDADRLMANVGKVLAAYQRTLNRTDAPFDADVRRFLQAVEAGTQEKDPAYLGLKTFVRKGQCVVCHKGRSLSDDKFHNLGVKDSGAGRRGQADAVDALVSWPFNAAGPYSDAPGGTDAARLSTLKAQAQNKPTEVVGAFRTPSLRNVALTAPYMHTGAEKTLEDVVDFYDKGGDAEGSFAGVRTETIVKLDLSSEEKQALVTLLKSMTGAPK; encoded by the coding sequence ATGACTGGTCTCCGTCCACGTACCGCCGTGCTCGCCCTGGCCCTGCTGGGGGCGGGTTGCGAATCCGAAGTGCCCTTCCCCACCGACGATGAGTTGGATCAGCTGAGCTCCCTGCACACGCAGAGTGCGAAGCCGGAGGCGGACCCCACCAACAAGTGGGCGGACAACGCGGACGCGGCGGCGCTGGGCCAGCGGCTGTTCGAGGACCCGAAGCTGTCGCGCTGCGGGACGGTGTCCTGCAAGAGCTGCCACACGGGCGACTCCTACACGGTGGAGACGGCGTCGGCGGAGGGCTGCGGAGGCCACCAGACCGAGCGCAACCCGCCCAGCCTGCTGAACATCGGCTACAGCCGCTGGTTCATGTGGGACGGCCGGGCGGACCGGCTCTGGTCGCAGGCGCTGCTGCCGCTGACGAACCCGCTGGAGATGGACTCGGACGCGACGGTGGTGCGCGCACGGCTGGTGGCGGAGCCCACGTACACGGCGGCGTACACGCAGCTGTTCGGCAAGGCGCCCGCGGACGAGTCGGACGCGGACCGGCTGATGGCGAACGTGGGCAAGGTGCTGGCGGCGTATCAGCGCACGCTCAACCGGACCGACGCGCCCTTCGACGCGGACGTGCGGCGCTTCCTGCAGGCGGTGGAGGCGGGCACGCAGGAGAAGGACCCGGCGTACCTGGGGCTGAAGACGTTCGTGCGCAAGGGCCAGTGCGTGGTGTGCCACAAGGGCCGCTCGCTGTCGGACGACAAGTTCCACAACCTGGGCGTGAAGGACTCCGGCGCGGGGCGGCGCGGGCAGGCGGACGCGGTGGACGCGCTGGTGTCCTGGCCGTTCAACGCCGCGGGCCCCTACAGCGACGCGCCCGGCGGCACAGACGCGGCGCGGCTGTCCACGCTGAAGGCGCAGGCGCAGAACAAGCCCACGGAGGTGGTGGGCGCGTTCCGCACGCCCTCCCTGCGCAACGTGGCGCTGACCGCGCCGTACATGCACACCGGCGCGGAGAAGACGCTGGAGGACGTGGTCGACTTCTACGACAAGGGCGGCGACGCGGAGGGCTCCTTCGCCGGCGTGCGCACGGAGACCATCGTCAAGCTGGACCTGAGCAGCGAGGAGAAGCAGGCGCTGGTGACGCTGCTCAAGTCCATGACGGGCGCGCCGAAGTAG
- a CDS encoding S8 family serine peptidase — translation MRHWGIVGLLALAACAPESSSRTSAQGHVCPGVVAGGMTARQELDGNEPSRGHGDGREPVIIRFRQGDRTHASSVSASGAGLAASTGAKVGAIYRNIPAVAARVTPEERRALERSDLVESIEQDQLWSAQGLTPGLFAPLPRQVLATTPPPDEYTDGLRLVQAPDVWDANGDGVLDVGAPTGEGVKVCVVDSGLDMDHPEFQGAVVGGHDFVDDDEDANDRGPQGQWGQGHGTHVAGIIAARMGHGGVTGPRGTVGGMVGVAPNASLLIARVLDLAGQTQMSVVLSAMEWCEAQGARVVSLSLGGGSPTRSTVEAFRVLQDHGLLVVAAAGNQGGPVLYPASDPSVLAVGAVDASEKRASFSNGGAELSLVAPGVDVLSTFPRGLGASAEMSLEDTSPMSRSLLYSPTGETAGRLVDCGLGDTLASCQGATCDGFVAYVRPGVVPVSEAMANVMMQGATAVIFGSDDAPAGGAVDILSLPRNGHWAPAVSVNQAASTMLRERLGNDARLSLVPTDYTHVSGTSMAAPYVSGVAALLWSARPDLTPQQVRDALESSARDLGPPGRDTAFGHGLVHARDALLRLQ, via the coding sequence ATGAGGCACTGGGGAATCGTCGGGTTGCTGGCGCTGGCTGCGTGTGCGCCAGAGTCGTCCTCGCGCACCAGCGCGCAGGGACACGTGTGCCCGGGGGTCGTCGCCGGAGGGATGACGGCCCGCCAGGAACTGGATGGGAACGAGCCCTCGCGGGGGCATGGCGACGGGCGCGAGCCGGTCATCATCCGCTTCCGCCAGGGGGACCGCACGCACGCGTCGAGCGTCTCGGCGTCCGGCGCCGGACTCGCCGCGAGCACCGGGGCGAAGGTGGGCGCCATCTACCGCAACATCCCCGCGGTGGCCGCGCGCGTGACCCCCGAGGAGCGCCGCGCCCTGGAGCGCAGCGACCTGGTGGAGAGCATCGAGCAGGACCAGCTCTGGAGCGCCCAGGGCCTGACGCCCGGGCTCTTCGCGCCGCTGCCGCGCCAGGTGCTGGCCACCACCCCCCCGCCGGACGAGTACACGGACGGCCTGCGCCTGGTGCAGGCCCCGGACGTGTGGGACGCGAACGGAGACGGAGTGCTGGACGTGGGCGCGCCCACGGGCGAGGGCGTGAAGGTGTGCGTCGTCGACAGCGGGCTGGACATGGACCACCCGGAGTTCCAGGGCGCGGTGGTGGGCGGCCATGACTTCGTGGACGACGACGAGGACGCCAACGACCGCGGCCCCCAGGGCCAGTGGGGCCAGGGCCACGGCACGCACGTGGCGGGCATCATCGCGGCGCGCATGGGCCACGGCGGCGTCACCGGGCCGCGGGGCACGGTGGGCGGCATGGTGGGCGTGGCCCCCAACGCGTCGCTGCTCATCGCCCGCGTGCTGGACCTGGCCGGGCAGACGCAGATGAGCGTGGTCCTCTCCGCCATGGAGTGGTGCGAGGCGCAGGGCGCGCGCGTGGTGTCGCTGTCGCTGGGCGGCGGCTCGCCCACCCGCAGCACGGTGGAGGCGTTCCGCGTGTTGCAGGACCACGGCCTGCTGGTGGTGGCGGCCGCGGGCAACCAGGGCGGCCCGGTGTTGTACCCCGCGTCCGACCCGTCCGTGCTCGCGGTGGGCGCGGTGGACGCGAGCGAGAAGCGCGCGAGCTTCTCCAATGGGGGCGCGGAGCTCTCGCTGGTGGCGCCCGGCGTGGACGTGCTGTCCACCTTCCCGCGGGGGCTGGGCGCCTCCGCGGAGATGTCCCTGGAGGACACGTCTCCCATGTCGCGCTCGCTCCTGTACTCGCCCACGGGCGAGACCGCGGGGCGGCTGGTGGACTGCGGCCTGGGGGACACCCTGGCCTCGTGCCAGGGCGCGACCTGTGACGGCTTCGTCGCCTACGTGCGGCCGGGCGTGGTGCCCGTGTCCGAGGCCATGGCCAACGTGATGATGCAGGGCGCGACCGCCGTCATCTTCGGCTCCGACGACGCCCCCGCCGGCGGCGCGGTGGACATCCTCTCCCTGCCGCGCAACGGCCACTGGGCCCCCGCCGTCAGCGTCAACCAGGCCGCCAGCACCATGCTGCGCGAGCGGCTGGGCAACGACGCGCGGCTCTCCCTGGTGCCCACGGACTACACCCACGTCTCCGGCACCTCCATGGCCGCGCCCTACGTGAGCGGCGTGGCCGCGCTGCTCTGGAGCGCCCGGCCGGACCTCACGCCGCAACAGGTGCGTGACGCGCTGGAGTCTTCCGCGCGAGACCTGGGCCCCCCGGGCCGGGACACCGCTTTCGGTCACGGCCTGGTGCACGCACGCGACGCATTGTTGCGGCTGCAGTGA
- a CDS encoding serine/threonine-protein kinase, with amino-acid sequence MSTAPTESPRFFGRYELVHLLGQGGMGEVYLAKLSGAAGFEKPCIVKTILPGLVKDRQFLDRFHHEAKVLVHLVHSSIAQVYDMGEADGTYYMALEYVAGVDLGYLLEQARVQGRAVPTPVALYIGQRMAEGLGYAHRKTGTDGEPLGIVHRDVSPHNVMVSYEGEVKVIDFGLAKSTARSKYTLPSTVMGKLGYMSPEQVRAEPLDHRSDIYSCAVVVWEMLAGRGLVPHGTVGEMMAAMSNPVVPPLTDFRPDVEPSLEAVLRRALAPAPADRYSRADDFARALNAELLRSGTPMGAEEVGEFVRTLCPEAFAEQRKLTSGVHGERRTPSPAPRGGSGTGLYGGSGSNAPAEEAAFEATALRTVEPPAAGSRPQTARIDVDGQAVGPGGTFVSHPTSGSGGVSPPVTGSGGVARATSGSGGVARSTDRVDAAALGATAVHLAAATSQDAVGRSVPDRPERRSPVARIAVAALLLVGASVGITAYVLRPGMSTQPVAPRPPPPAEPVVAAEPPKVGPPPAVTPPVEPPPAVEASAGEPEVKGEPVVKPPPELKPAAGTKRPTPRPVELVPGHLPVAKIGETGGGQRVVNAAVPSGIHAGTVFKVVGPPQKGTRKRPVLGTATVEYIHPSRERMTLRLDAEADAAQEPRFVLMTARPSGPTLPTPVGESSPVAEPAPEPKAVERSRLLGTAEVDGLLGSSFKSTLYVISSDTRTWHNCVIVLNGRKEARMARLEPYQTHTVRVEDRYFKVNYKAPAVPEKAVWVSCDEGEDTFALRKR; translated from the coding sequence ATGAGCACCGCACCCACAGAGTCCCCTCGTTTCTTCGGGCGCTACGAGCTCGTCCACCTCCTGGGCCAGGGCGGCATGGGAGAGGTGTACCTGGCGAAGCTGTCCGGGGCGGCGGGCTTCGAGAAGCCCTGCATCGTGAAGACCATCCTCCCGGGGCTGGTGAAGGACCGGCAGTTCCTGGATCGGTTCCATCACGAGGCCAAGGTGCTGGTGCACCTGGTGCACTCCTCCATCGCCCAGGTGTACGACATGGGCGAGGCGGACGGCACGTACTACATGGCGCTGGAGTACGTGGCGGGCGTGGACCTGGGCTACCTGCTGGAGCAGGCCCGGGTGCAGGGGCGGGCGGTGCCCACGCCGGTGGCGCTCTACATCGGGCAGCGCATGGCGGAGGGGCTGGGGTACGCGCACCGCAAGACGGGCACGGACGGTGAGCCTTTGGGCATCGTCCACCGCGACGTGTCCCCGCACAACGTGATGGTGTCGTACGAGGGCGAGGTGAAGGTCATCGACTTCGGCCTCGCCAAGTCCACCGCGCGCAGCAAGTACACGCTGCCGTCCACGGTCATGGGGAAGCTGGGCTACATGTCCCCGGAGCAGGTGCGCGCGGAGCCCCTGGATCACCGCAGCGACATCTACTCCTGCGCGGTGGTGGTGTGGGAGATGCTCGCGGGCCGTGGGCTCGTTCCCCACGGCACCGTGGGTGAGATGATGGCGGCCATGTCGAACCCGGTGGTGCCGCCGCTGACGGACTTCCGTCCGGACGTGGAGCCCTCGCTGGAGGCCGTGCTGCGCCGCGCGCTGGCGCCGGCGCCGGCGGACCGGTACTCGCGGGCGGACGACTTCGCGCGGGCGCTCAACGCGGAGCTCCTGCGCTCCGGGACGCCCATGGGGGCGGAGGAGGTGGGCGAGTTCGTGCGCACGCTCTGCCCGGAGGCCTTCGCCGAGCAGCGCAAGCTGACGTCCGGCGTGCACGGAGAGCGGCGCACGCCGTCGCCGGCGCCCCGGGGCGGCTCGGGCACGGGGCTGTATGGCGGCTCCGGGAGCAATGCGCCCGCGGAGGAGGCGGCCTTCGAGGCCACGGCGCTGCGGACCGTGGAGCCGCCCGCCGCCGGGAGCCGGCCCCAGACGGCGCGCATCGACGTGGACGGGCAGGCCGTCGGGCCGGGGGGCACGTTCGTGTCCCATCCCACGTCGGGGTCCGGTGGGGTGTCCCCGCCGGTGACGGGCTCGGGCGGTGTGGCCCGGGCCACGTCGGGCTCGGGCGGGGTGGCGCGGAGCACCGACAGGGTGGACGCGGCCGCGCTGGGCGCGACGGCGGTGCACCTGGCGGCCGCGACATCCCAGGACGCGGTGGGCAGGTCCGTGCCGGACCGACCCGAGCGCCGCAGTCCGGTGGCGCGGATCGCCGTGGCGGCGCTGCTGCTGGTGGGCGCCTCCGTCGGCATCACCGCCTACGTGCTGCGCCCGGGGATGTCCACGCAGCCTGTCGCGCCCCGGCCGCCTCCGCCGGCCGAGCCGGTGGTGGCCGCCGAGCCCCCGAAGGTGGGGCCTCCGCCCGCGGTGACGCCGCCCGTGGAGCCTCCGCCCGCGGTGGAGGCGAGCGCGGGCGAGCCGGAGGTGAAGGGGGAGCCGGTGGTGAAGCCTCCGCCCGAGTTGAAGCCCGCCGCCGGGACGAAGCGGCCCACGCCGCGTCCCGTCGAGCTGGTGCCCGGGCACCTGCCCGTGGCGAAGATTGGCGAGACGGGCGGCGGCCAGCGCGTGGTGAACGCGGCGGTGCCCTCCGGCATCCACGCGGGGACGGTGTTCAAGGTGGTGGGGCCTCCGCAGAAGGGGACCCGCAAGCGTCCGGTGCTGGGGACGGCGACCGTGGAGTACATCCACCCGAGCCGCGAGCGCATGACGCTGCGGCTGGACGCGGAGGCGGACGCGGCGCAGGAGCCGCGCTTCGTGCTGATGACCGCGCGTCCCTCGGGGCCGACGCTGCCCACGCCCGTGGGCGAGTCCTCGCCGGTCGCGGAGCCCGCGCCCGAGCCGAAGGCCGTGGAGCGCTCGCGCCTGCTGGGAACGGCGGAGGTCGACGGCCTCCTGGGGAGCAGCTTCAAGAGCACGCTCTATGTGATCAGCTCCGACACCCGGACCTGGCACAACTGCGTCATCGTCCTGAACGGGCGCAAGGAGGCGCGGATGGCGAGGCTGGAGCCCTACCAGACGCACACGGTCCGGGTGGAGGACCGCTACTTCAAGGTGAACTACAAGGCGCCCGCCGTGCCGGAGAAGGCCGTGTGGGTGAGCTGCGACGAGGGCGAGGACACCTTCGCCCTGCGCAAGCGCTGA
- a CDS encoding RDD family protein, with product MSDGTLFSMDTPPTEARFQNRLWVADALDLTGAALVGWGAVRAAEWVSTPALLGFAMGAAWVVLCCVGGLTGLSPGRHVLGLKLERAEGRAPGLGTGLLRALTAPVELVLQVVLQRRPLDAQLGVHAARLPGGLRGWVRSLPLPLVGLLLLAGAVWSIVTPTRQEMLQYLDRTLTGWHCCHGTREVTWQCRTSLSRAVRNANGGDSEVAEFLRNECPVGATRMRP from the coding sequence ATGAGCGACGGGACGTTGTTCTCCATGGACACTCCGCCCACCGAGGCCCGGTTCCAGAACCGGCTCTGGGTGGCGGATGCATTGGACCTCACGGGCGCGGCGCTCGTGGGTTGGGGCGCGGTGCGCGCGGCGGAGTGGGTGTCCACGCCCGCGCTGCTGGGGTTCGCCATGGGGGCCGCCTGGGTGGTGCTGTGTTGCGTGGGCGGGCTGACGGGCCTCTCCCCGGGCCGTCACGTCCTGGGACTGAAGCTGGAGCGCGCGGAAGGAAGGGCGCCGGGCCTGGGAACGGGGCTCTTGCGCGCGCTCACCGCGCCGGTGGAGCTGGTGCTGCAGGTGGTGCTGCAACGCCGCCCGCTGGATGCGCAGCTGGGCGTGCACGCGGCCCGGCTTCCGGGCGGCCTGCGCGGCTGGGTGCGGAGCCTGCCGCTGCCGCTCGTGGGGCTGCTGCTGCTGGCGGGCGCGGTGTGGAGCATCGTCACGCCCACGCGCCAGGAGATGCTCCAGTACCTGGACCGCACGCTGACCGGGTGGCACTGCTGCCACGGCACGCGCGAGGTCACCTGGCAGTGCCGCACGTCCCTGTCCCGCGCGGTGCGCAACGCGAACGGCGGCGACTCGGAGGTCGCGGAGTTCCTGCGCAACGAGTGCCCCGTGGGCGCCACGCGGATGAGGCCCTGA
- a CDS encoding PDR/VanB family oxidoreductase codes for MYTVRGQIDLARAAGKGTGGNTVTTNTLRLRVARITREAEGIQSYELVSQDGGALPEFEAGAHLDVQVPGLNGMRQYSLCNDPSETHRYVIAVQRDANGRGGSKAMHENVHEGDVLTVSEPVNDFPLLYGRSYVLIAGGIGITPLLAMARLLERTGAEWVLHYCARDAERTAFKELLSTPSFAGRVHFHHDGGDLSKGLDVRALLATRGPGTRLYCCGPAGLMKAVREAATLHKWPWEKVHFEAFTAEGTSATHATPEEDFEVTLKSTGQVLRVPAGKSVLNVLRTHGVKVESDCEAGSCGTCVTRVCEGTPDHRDTFFQQEPAGNARMLVCVSRARSKRLVLDL; via the coding sequence GTGTACACCGTGCGCGGCCAGATCGATCTCGCGCGGGCGGCGGGCAAGGGAACAGGGGGCAATACCGTGACGACGAACACGCTGCGGCTGCGGGTGGCGCGCATCACCCGTGAGGCGGAAGGCATCCAGTCCTACGAGCTGGTCTCCCAGGATGGCGGCGCCCTGCCCGAATTCGAGGCCGGCGCCCACCTGGACGTCCAGGTGCCGGGGCTGAACGGCATGCGCCAGTACTCGCTCTGCAATGACCCCAGCGAGACGCACCGCTACGTCATCGCCGTGCAGCGCGACGCCAACGGCCGCGGCGGCTCCAAGGCGATGCACGAGAACGTCCACGAGGGCGACGTGCTCACCGTGAGCGAGCCCGTCAACGACTTCCCCCTCCTGTACGGGCGCAGCTACGTGCTCATCGCGGGCGGCATCGGCATCACGCCGCTGCTGGCCATGGCGCGCCTGCTGGAGCGCACCGGCGCGGAGTGGGTGCTGCACTACTGCGCGCGCGACGCGGAGCGCACCGCCTTCAAGGAACTGTTGTCCACGCCGTCCTTCGCGGGCCGCGTGCACTTCCACCACGACGGGGGCGACCTGTCGAAGGGGTTGGATGTGCGGGCGCTGCTCGCCACCCGCGGCCCGGGCACGCGGCTGTACTGCTGCGGCCCGGCGGGCCTGATGAAGGCCGTGCGCGAGGCCGCCACGCTGCACAAGTGGCCCTGGGAGAAGGTGCACTTCGAGGCCTTCACCGCGGAGGGCACCTCCGCCACCCACGCCACCCCGGAGGAGGACTTCGAGGTGACGCTCAAGAGCACCGGCCAGGTGCTGCGCGTCCCGGCGGGCAAGAGCGTGCTCAACGTGCTGCGGACGCACGGCGTGAAGGTGGAGAGCGACTGCGAAGCCGGCTCCTGTGGCACCTGCGTGACCCGCGTGTGCGAGGGCACGCCCGACCACCGTGACACGTTCTTCCAACAGGAGCCCGCCGGGAATGCGCGGATGCTGGTCTGCGTTTCGCGCGCCCGGTCCAAGCGGCTGGTGCTGGACCTGTAG
- a CDS encoding hemerythrin domain-containing protein produces the protein MDAITLLKADHKTVEQLFRKFEKAGDHALAHKRKLVDEMVRELSIHAAIEEQVFYPAVRARSADLSEDVLRSLEEHHVVKWVLSELDTLPPESERFVAKVHVLMENVRAHVLEEEQYLFPEVKKVFKPQELRQVGGALELAKKAAPTHPHPAAPDTPPGNLLTGAVAAVMDMGRDALRVARRKAVTQVRKSAPRPLRKPLESMMSRDSVGESLH, from the coding sequence ATGGATGCCATCACGTTGCTGAAGGCGGACCACAAGACGGTGGAGCAGCTGTTCCGCAAGTTCGAGAAGGCGGGCGACCACGCGCTGGCGCACAAGCGCAAGCTGGTGGACGAGATGGTGCGGGAGCTGTCCATCCACGCCGCCATCGAGGAGCAGGTCTTCTACCCCGCCGTGCGCGCGCGTTCGGCGGACCTGTCCGAGGACGTGCTGCGTTCGCTGGAGGAGCACCACGTGGTGAAGTGGGTGCTGTCGGAGCTGGACACGCTGCCGCCAGAGTCCGAGCGCTTCGTCGCGAAGGTGCACGTGCTGATGGAGAACGTGCGCGCGCACGTCCTGGAGGAGGAGCAGTACCTCTTCCCGGAGGTGAAGAAGGTCTTCAAGCCGCAGGAGCTGCGGCAGGTGGGCGGGGCGCTGGAGCTGGCGAAGAAGGCCGCGCCCACGCACCCGCACCCGGCCGCGCCGGACACCCCGCCGGGCAACCTGCTGACGGGCGCGGTGGCGGCGGTGATGGACATGGGCCGGGACGCGCTGCGCGTCGCGCGCCGCAAGGCCGTCACGCAGGTGCGGAAGTCCGCGCCGCGTCCGCTGCGCAAGCCGCTGGAGTCAATGATGTCGCGGGATTCGGTGGGCGAATCGCTCCACTGA